A stretch of DNA from Microbacterium saperdae:
CGCCCCGGGCAGCCCTGTGATCTCGCTGATCGGGAAGACGCAGAGCCTGCTGATCGATGCCCCGACGGAACTCTCGCTCGCGGATCGCCCAGGCGACGCGACCCATGTGCGCGTCACCCTGACGGCCGTGTCCGCCGCCTCGGTGTCGTGGGGGACCGATGCGGGCGGCAACAATCCGAGCGCCTCGTTCGACGCCGCCGATGTCGGCCGGGCGAGCGCGGTCACCTGGTACGACTTCCCTCTGGACGACACGACGACGACGTTCTTCTTCGACGTCGACGCGGACGGCGCGGTGACGGCGACCATGCAGTACCTGCGGCAGGTGCCGACCCATCTGGCCGTGAACGCGCGCGGCGAGACCTACGGCGTCGAGGGCGGACCGGATGGCACGCCCGACCTCATCTCGGTCGGGGGCGTCGCTCCGGACGGCTCATCGGTGGAAGGGTACGCCAGGAACACCGACCTGAACGCGTTCTCTCCGGATCACACGGAGCTGCCGTCGAATCCCGCGGAGGCGCTGGCGTGGCAGGAGGAGCGTGCGGAGAAGTATCCGAACGGCTGGGACGTCGACGTCTACGACAGCGACGGCGTCACCGTGATCGGGAGCTTCCACATCGGCTGAGCAGCCCGTCTCGTCCGCCACATCGTGAAGTTAGGTAACTATGTAGTAGCATCACGGATATGGAACCTCTTCTTCTCGACCGCCTGCTCCTGATCGGCGAGCTGTTCCAGAAGGACATGGCGCGCGCTTTCGACGGCACCGGACTCACCACCGCCCGCGTGCATCTGCTGTGGGTGCTGCAGCATGCCGGTCCCTCGACGCAGCAGTCGCTGTCGGCCCTGTGCGAGGTCACTCCGCGCAACATCACCGGGCTCGTGGACGCGCTGGAGCAGTCAGGACATGTCCGCCGCACTCCGCACCCCACCGATCGCCGCGCGGTTCTCGTCGAGCTGACCGACGATGCCGCCGCGACCATGCGCGGGATGCAGGCGGACCACACCCAGCTCAATGCCGAGCTCCTCGAGGCCGTCGCCCCCGCCGATCGTGCGGCCGTCGAGCGGGGTGTCGCCGCGATCGCCGCACACCTCGAGAAGCTGGTCGCCGAGGCATGAGCACCGAGACCCGCCCCGACCCCACGGCGCCGGCGTCGCGCAGCGCCCGAGTGCGCAGCATGCTCCATCGCGCCCTGACCTCCGAGGTCAGGGGCTACGCCAGCATCGGTCGCGCGATCGCCCGCCGCCCGGCGATCCCGCAGGGCGGTACCGGCCTCGGATATCACCGCCCCGTGCTGACGATCCTGATCGTCTTCATCGCGCTGTCCGCCGTCGAGATCCCGATCCTCGACCTGATCGTGCACCCGTGGCCCGCGGTGCGGATCCCGATCCTGATCCTCGGCATCTGGGGCCTGACCTGGATGGTGGGGTTGCTCTGCGCCATGATCATGCGCCCGCACACGGTCGGCCCTGACGGCATCCGGGTGCGCAGCGGGCTCGAGATCGATGTGGCCCTGGCGTGGGATGACATCGCCTCGATCGCGATCGACCGACGCGTGGACGAGCCCAAGACGCCGCGCATCACGGGCACGGAGTACGCCGAGCGGATGCAGGACGAGACGAACATCGAGATCGAGCTGGAGCGGCCGGTGACGATCCGGCTCCCCGGTCTCGCCCCACGCGGCGGTGCGCACGAGGTCACCCGTGTGCGCCTCTGGACCGACGAGCCGCGCGCCTACCTCGACGCCGCCCGACCGTTCCTCACCGCTGCGGCCTGACGATCCGGCAGGCTCCGCCAGCACCCTCAGTCGAGTCCGCGCTCCGCGAGCCACTCCCGCGCGACCTTCGCCGGGGCCCGCACGAGCCAGGCATCGGCGATGATCTCGGCCAGGCGGTCGCGCTCCACGGCGTCCAGCCGCACGAGCAGCCCCGGGTAGCCGTCGAAGTGCGGAATCGTGAGCAGCGCCTCGGGTTCGGCGGCGAGCAGCGCCTCCTTCTCCTCCAGGCCGCTCACGCGCACCGCCAGCACGGGACCAGCGGGCCAGGAGCGTCCGAGCTCGGTGAGCTGCCGCGCGTCCGTCGCGCTCGGACCGCGCATCCACGCGAACTGTCCGTTCTTCAGCCGCCACGCCGGCTCCCCGGTGTGCCCGCTCACACTCTCCACCGCGCCGGGGAGCGCGAGGGCGATCTCCCGCACGTCGTCGATGCCCGCCATCCCGACATCGTCCCGCACCCGCGCACCTGCCACAATGACCCCATGAACTCCGAGTGGGCCGCACCGGCCTCGCACCGCGACCTCCTCGACCGCGGCATCGCCGCCCGCAAACGCACGCCCCGCCGGGCCCTGGCCGAGCTGGCCGGCGGCACGCGTGATCCGCTCGGGATCCTCACCGCGCAGAATCGCGATCGCATCCCCGAGCTGGTCCCGTTGCGGGCCGAACGGATGGCGGTGAGTCCTTTCACGTTCTACCGGGGAACAGCGGCGCTGATGGCCGCGGACCTCGCGGACGCCCCGCACAGCGGCATCCTGGTCGCCTCCTGCGGAGACGCGCACGTGTCGAACTTCGGGTTCTACGCCTCGGCCGAGCGCAGCCTGATGTTCGACCTCAACGACTTCGACGAGGCCGCGTGGGCACCCTGGGAGTGGGACGTCAAGCGACTCGTCGCCAGCATCGTCGTCGGGGGTCAGGCGTCGGGGCGCGCAGATGACGTGATCGATGAGGCGGTGCGAGGGGCGGTCGCCGCCTACGCCCGCGGGATCGCGCGCGCCTCGGAGCTGAGCCCCACCGCACGGTACTTCACGCACTTCAGCGTCGCCTCGGCCCGCGGCCTGCTCGACAAGGCGTCGCAGAAGGTGATCCGCGGCGCCGTCAAGCAGGCCGAGCGCCGCACCGGCGAACGCGCAGTGCGGCGCCTCACGGAGGTGGATGCCACGGCTCGGCGGCGCTTCGTCCCCCAGGCGCCCACCACGACCCCGGTCGGCGCGGAGGTGCACGCCCTGGTCCACGACCTCGTCGCGCAGTACCGCGGCACCGCCAGCGCCGACATCGCCCTGCTCTTCGAGCACTTCACCGTCAGCGACATCGCCCGACGCGTCGTCGGCGTGGGCAGCGTGGGCACCCGCTGCTACCTCGTGCTGTTCCAGGACGGCGAGGGCAACACCCTGTTGATGCAGCCGAAGCAGGCGTCCCGCAGCGTGCTCGAGGAGTACGGCCGGATCGTGCAGCCACCCGCCTTGCAGGAGGTGATCGACGCATCCGGCGAGGGCGCGCGCGTCACGTCGATGCAGCGCATCCTGCAGGCTCTCTCGGATCCGTTCCTGGGACACCTGCGCGGCCCGAACGCGGACTTCTACGTGCGGCAGTTCCACGACATGAAGGGGAGCATCGACGTCGAGGAGCTCGAAGACGGCCCCTTCGTCACCTACGCGCAGGCGTGCGCCGCGACGATCGCGCGGGCGCACAGCCAGTCCGTGACGGCATCCGAAGTGGCCGGCTACATCGGCAGCGGACGCGTGGTCGGGCAGGCGCTGCTCGACTGGGCACGCGCATACGCCGAGGTCTCGCTCGCCGACTATCGGGCGTTCCTGGCCGCATCCGGCACACCGTGACGCTCCCGAACTAAATCGGTATAGTGTCCGCATGGACGCCCCTCTGCGCTTCGGCGCCAACTACACCCCGCGCTCGCAGTGGATGCATGCCTGGATGTCGCTCGACCTCGATGAGGTCCGTCGTGACTTCGGTGCCCTCGCCGAGCTCGGCCTCGACCACCTGCGCATCTTCCCCCTGTGGACGGTGCTGCAGCCGAACCGCACGCTGATCCGCGCGGAGGCCGTCGACGACGTGCGCGCCGTGGTCGACGTCGCCGCCGAGTTCGGGCTCGATGCGAGCGTCGATGTGATCCAGGGTCACCTGTCGAGCTTCGACTTCATCCCCTCGTGGCTGTTCACCTGGCACGACAAGAACATGTTCACGCACCCGGATGCGCTCAGCGGCCAGGCCGAGCTGGTCACCCGTCTGGGCGAGCGCCTGGGCGATGCCTCCAACTTCCTCGGCTTCACGCTGGGCAACGAGACCAACCAGTTCTCGGCGCAGACCCACCCCTCCCCCTGGCCGGTCACCGAAGCCGAAGCCGCGAACTGGATCACGACGCTGCTCGACGCGGCGCACGCCTCGGCTCCTGCCCAGCAGCACGTGCACAGCGAGTACGACGCGGCCTGGTACATGGACGGCCACGGCTTCACGCCCGCGCTCGCCTCCCGCCTGGGCGACGTCACCACCGTGCACTCCTGGATCTTCAACGGCACCGCGCAGCGCTACGGCGGCCGCTCGGTCGCCTCCGACCGCCACGCCGAGTACATGATCGAGCTCGCCCGCGCCTTCTCCACCGACCCGGACAAGCCCATCTGGCTGCAGGAGGTCGGCGCCCCGTCCAACTGTCTGACGCCCGAGCAGACGCCCGACTTCCTCGAGGCCACGCTGCGCTCGGTCGCACGCACCGACAACCTGTGGGGCGTCACGTGGTGGTGCTCGCACGACGTCAGCCGCAGCCTCGCCGACTTCCCCGAGCTCGAGTACACGCTCGGGCTGGTCGACCAGAACGGCGAGGCGAAGCCGATCGGCCGCCGCTTCGCGGAGCTGATCCCCGAGCTGCGCGAGCGTCAGCCGGCACCCCCGCGTCCGCTCGGCATCGTGGTCGAGGTCGATGAGGCCGAGACGCCGATCAGCCGCGGGGCGATGAGCCCGGGCGGCGCGATCTTCCAGGCCTGGGTCGATGCGTGCGAGGCCGGGGCCGACCCGGCGTTCGTGACGTCACGGGATGCCGCGAACCCCGACGTGCTCGCCGCGCGCGGCATCACCGAGCTCGTGCGCCCCGCCGTCGAGCCCTGGAACTACGCCTCGCAGAACACGGTGGTCGAACACCGAGCGGTCTAGCGCGGGCTAGACCGGCGGGGCGCCGCCGTGCTGTCGCGCACCGTGAGCTGCGGCACTGCGGCGGCGCGGTCGGGCAGCACCTCGGACGACTCGATCTGCGCGAGCAGGAAAGCGGCGGCATCCGCTCCGAGCCCGAAGGTGTCGCGCGTGGCGCTCGTGATCGACGGATGCACGAGAGCCGCGACGACCGAGTCGTCGAACGACGCGAGTGACAGATCCTGCGGCACCGGCACACCTCGCTCCTGAGCGGTGCGCAGACCGGCGATCGCCATCACGTCGTTGTCGAACACGACGGCCGTCGGGGGTGCAGCGCCGTCGAGCAGGCGGTGAAGGGCGGCGGATGCCGCGGCCGGAGAGGAGTCGGTCGGGATGACGGCACCGGCGACCCCGTGATCCGCGAGCGCTGTGAGCTCCACAGCGCGCAGGCGGGTGTGCTGGAACTCCTCCGGCCCCGCCACGTACGCGATGGACCGGTGGCCGAGCCCCGCGAGATGGTCGAACAGGTCGCGGGCGACCTGGCGGTCGTCGATCCAGAGCGTGGCCGGTTCGTGTCCACGCGAGGCGACGCTGCCGATCACGACCGCCGGGAGCCCGAGCTCTCGCAGCGCCGACAGACGCGGATCGCCCTCACGCGGGTCGATCACGATCACGCCGTCGACCTGGTGCGCACGGCGCCAGCGGCGATAGGTCGCCACCTCCTCCTCGACCGAGGAGACGAGCACGGTCTGCAGGGCGATGCGCGGCGGCGCGAGAGTGGACTGCACCC
This window harbors:
- a CDS encoding MarR family winged helix-turn-helix transcriptional regulator, with the protein product MEPLLLDRLLLIGELFQKDMARAFDGTGLTTARVHLLWVLQHAGPSTQQSLSALCEVTPRNITGLVDALEQSGHVRRTPHPTDRRAVLVELTDDAAATMRGMQADHTQLNAELLEAVAPADRAAVERGVAAIAAHLEKLVAEA
- a CDS encoding MmcQ/YjbR family DNA-binding protein is translated as MAGIDDVREIALALPGAVESVSGHTGEPAWRLKNGQFAWMRGPSATDARQLTELGRSWPAGPVLAVRVSGLEEKEALLAAEPEALLTIPHFDGYPGLLVRLDAVERDRLAEIIADAWLVRAPAKVAREWLAERGLD
- a CDS encoding DUF2252 domain-containing protein; its protein translation is MNSEWAAPASHRDLLDRGIAARKRTPRRALAELAGGTRDPLGILTAQNRDRIPELVPLRAERMAVSPFTFYRGTAALMAADLADAPHSGILVASCGDAHVSNFGFYASAERSLMFDLNDFDEAAWAPWEWDVKRLVASIVVGGQASGRADDVIDEAVRGAVAAYARGIARASELSPTARYFTHFSVASARGLLDKASQKVIRGAVKQAERRTGERAVRRLTEVDATARRRFVPQAPTTTPVGAEVHALVHDLVAQYRGTASADIALLFEHFTVSDIARRVVGVGSVGTRCYLVLFQDGEGNTLLMQPKQASRSVLEEYGRIVQPPALQEVIDASGEGARVTSMQRILQALSDPFLGHLRGPNADFYVRQFHDMKGSIDVEELEDGPFVTYAQACAATIARAHSQSVTASEVAGYIGSGRVVGQALLDWARAYAEVSLADYRAFLAASGTP
- a CDS encoding glycoside hydrolase 5 family protein; its protein translation is MDAPLRFGANYTPRSQWMHAWMSLDLDEVRRDFGALAELGLDHLRIFPLWTVLQPNRTLIRAEAVDDVRAVVDVAAEFGLDASVDVIQGHLSSFDFIPSWLFTWHDKNMFTHPDALSGQAELVTRLGERLGDASNFLGFTLGNETNQFSAQTHPSPWPVTEAEAANWITTLLDAAHASAPAQQHVHSEYDAAWYMDGHGFTPALASRLGDVTTVHSWIFNGTAQRYGGRSVASDRHAEYMIELARAFSTDPDKPIWLQEVGAPSNCLTPEQTPDFLEATLRSVARTDNLWGVTWWCSHDVSRSLADFPELEYTLGLVDQNGEAKPIGRRFAELIPELRERQPAPPRPLGIVVEVDEAETPISRGAMSPGGAIFQAWVDACEAGADPAFVTSRDAANPDVLAARGITELVRPAVEPWNYASQNTVVEHRAV
- a CDS encoding LacI family DNA-binding transcriptional regulator, with the translated sequence MPPVKRVTITDIARLAGVSPGAVSFALNGRPGVSEQTRQRILAIAEEHDWLPSSTARALTGARAGVIGFAVNRPARTLGAETFFTDLIAGVQSTLAPPRIALQTVLVSSVEEEVATYRRWRRAHQVDGVIVIDPREGDPRLSALRELGLPAVVIGSVASRGHEPATLWIDDRQVARDLFDHLAGLGHRSIAYVAGPEEFQHTRLRAVELTALADHGVAGAVIPTDSSPAAASAALHRLLDGAAPPTAVVFDNDVMAIAGLRTAQERGVPVPQDLSLASFDDSVVAALVHPSITSATRDTFGLGADAAAFLLAQIESSEVLPDRAAAVPQLTVRDSTAAPRRSSPR